A DNA window from Iodobacter ciconiae contains the following coding sequences:
- a CDS encoding type I restriction endonuclease — MDFIDQLRLLSTRINTTKDMIQTEEATKNAMVMPFIQILGYNPFDPFEVTPELVADVGTKKGEKVDYAILKEGKPILIFECKKSGADLNIGHASQLFRYFHVTEARFGVLTNGLLYKFFTDLEQSNKMDEKPFLEFNILDFKERDIDELKKFAKSTFDVDTILSTANDLKYTRAIQHKLSEWISSPPEDFVRLLSVDCLGSKRFTPAAKDQFTEITKRAFEQLIGEKINERLKVAMTPDILAPLVSQVGNKVEGIKEPQEQPLIITTPEEIEGFYAVRAMLREFVQSKRVVMRDAQSYCAILLDDNNRKPICRLRFNNLQNLRVGFFNEKKEEEVLALNSIDDLFNYSDKLKATLMIYTGEVIKE, encoded by the coding sequence ATGGATTTTATTGATCAGCTTCGCTTGCTTTCAACTCGTATCAATACTACAAAAGATATGATCCAGACGGAAGAGGCAACTAAAAATGCAATGGTAATGCCATTTATTCAAATTTTAGGTTATAACCCATTTGATCCATTTGAAGTAACCCCTGAGCTTGTTGCTGATGTTGGAACTAAAAAAGGAGAGAAGGTTGATTATGCTATTTTAAAAGAGGGCAAGCCTATATTAATTTTTGAATGTAAAAAATCGGGTGCTGATCTTAATATTGGTCATGCATCGCAACTTTTTCGTTATTTTCATGTTACAGAAGCAAGATTTGGTGTTTTAACTAATGGTTTATTATACAAATTTTTTACTGATTTAGAGCAATCTAATAAAATGGATGAAAAGCCATTCCTTGAGTTTAATATTCTTGATTTTAAAGAACGAGATATAGATGAACTTAAAAAATTTGCAAAATCTACATTTGATGTAGACACTATTCTTAGTACAGCAAATGATTTAAAGTACACTCGGGCAATTCAGCATAAACTTTCCGAATGGATTTCTAGTCCGCCAGAAGATTTTGTTAGACTTCTGTCTGTGGACTGTTTGGGTAGTAAAAGATTTACTCCTGCAGCCAAGGATCAATTTACGGAAATTACAAAGCGGGCTTTTGAACAGTTGATTGGAGAAAAAATAAATGAAAGGCTAAAGGTCGCGATGACTCCTGATATTTTAGCCCCGCTTGTTTCTCAGGTAGGAAATAAAGTTGAAGGTATTAAGGAGCCACAGGAACAACCACTAATTATAACAACACCTGAAGAAATTGAGGGTTTTTATGCTGTACGTGCAATGCTTAGAGAGTTTGTTCAGTCTAAAAGAGTTGTAATGAGAGATGCTCAAAGTTATTGTGCCATTTTGTTAGATGACAATAACAGAAAACCTATTTGTCGTTTGCGATTTAATAATCTTCAGAACCTTAGAGTCGGCTTTTTTAATGAGAAAAAAGAGGAAGAAGTACTCGCTTTGAATTCTATAGATGATCTGTTTAATTATTCTGATAAATTGAAAGCTACGCTTATGATCTATACTGGTGAAGTAATTAAAGAATAA
- a CDS encoding DUF4349 domain-containing protein, whose amino-acid sequence MPAASSSAESGADSAPASKQLSSSANTYNDGIRQFIRTADAKFQVKDVYKSALTIEDITAQLGGFVEKNTIKSEIAQIHFEPAGDNTKLKLTEYTVNGILIIRVPSEKTQDFLRQIAGQIIFLNERTFTAQDAQLELLKQKLDIRRSQETQSQMGKAAKGSGNAEEKAIAIDAQDSSKQARDNAIILEKEFADQVAFSRITLSLDQASQVSQTEVSDTEAIFKQARPNFFYRLEKAIQSGWYWGLDTSIELMKIWPLWLVIAALVLLVRRFRKTKKTSEINE is encoded by the coding sequence ATGCCTGCAGCAAGCAGCAGCGCCGAGTCAGGTGCAGATTCTGCCCCGGCCAGCAAGCAGCTCAGCTCCAGTGCCAACACCTATAACGATGGCATCCGCCAGTTTATTCGCACTGCCGATGCCAAGTTTCAAGTAAAAGATGTATATAAATCTGCACTGACCATCGAAGATATCACCGCCCAGCTCGGTGGCTTTGTTGAAAAAAACACAATTAAATCAGAAATAGCCCAAATTCATTTCGAGCCCGCTGGCGACAATACAAAACTAAAACTTACTGAATACACGGTAAATGGCATATTAATTATTCGGGTACCCAGCGAAAAAACCCAGGATTTTCTACGCCAGATTGCCGGGCAAATTATTTTTTTAAATGAGCGCACATTTACCGCCCAAGATGCACAACTTGAATTACTTAAACAGAAACTAGATATTCGCCGCAGTCAGGAAACGCAAAGCCAAATGGGCAAAGCGGCCAAGGGTAGCGGCAATGCAGAAGAAAAAGCCATTGCAATTGATGCACAAGACAGCAGCAAACAAGCCAGAGACAACGCAATTATTCTGGAAAAAGAATTCGCCGATCAGGTGGCATTTAGCAGAATTACCCTGTCTCTGGATCAGGCCTCCCAGGTAAGTCAAACCGAAGTCAGCGATACAGAAGCAATATTCAAGCAAGCCCGCCCAAATTTTTTCTACCGCCTGGAAAAAGCAATTCAATCAGGCTGGTATTGGGGGCTGGACACCAGCATCGAGCTGATGAAAATCTGGCCTTTATGGCTAGTGATTGCAGCGCTTGTTTTATTGGTGCGCAGATTTAGAAAAACTAAAAAAACATCTGAAATAAATGAGTAA
- a CDS encoding TniQ family protein: protein MFFVQPLPDEFVGGHFGRLGRVNGYNSSLQLIRELDECFRSGAKDWEPPSVDRLITTHLGMESEAYLQKHTMLPFYWVTTFEREEPRKFESVAKSRQRAALKHERDAAYFCDECVKSDKRDLGFSYWRRFHQLPGVDTCSIHRTALRYIHKQNAFDEPPQRWSAIAETVSKELAELQCHPVISRYTKISSRFLNQQRQCRYVASAFHSASARQMGLKVVLRGSATRISDRMQQELPSLWLSTHWPELAKKQERVLFSALDGVIGSQVCTGLAHALTLALCHDDADYAVSKFFELPLDQHKVSFPKKVIMRSDMQNAYLQCEGNFSAMSKFLEKDMSTVTRHMKKAGVPSAVLLNEAERHVIFEIVRDADIFVKPKHPSKEELALEKDSRGLSEIPKSLLMPIRPEMKVAFLANQGDFSKMAKSLDLNITTVINHMRQVGIPSSRYFCEKARQELMEFVREAETADLRWVRVKRPLKD, encoded by the coding sequence ATGTTTTTTGTACAACCACTACCCGATGAATTTGTGGGTGGGCACTTCGGTCGATTGGGCCGAGTTAATGGCTATAATTCTTCGTTACAGCTTATTCGTGAATTGGATGAATGTTTTCGAAGTGGAGCAAAAGATTGGGAACCTCCATCTGTTGATCGCTTAATTACGACGCATCTAGGAATGGAATCCGAGGCGTATTTGCAGAAGCATACGATGCTACCTTTCTATTGGGTCACAACTTTTGAGCGAGAAGAGCCGCGAAAATTTGAGTCAGTTGCAAAAAGTCGCCAACGTGCGGCTTTAAAGCATGAGCGTGATGCCGCATATTTTTGCGATGAGTGCGTAAAAAGTGATAAGCGTGATCTAGGGTTCTCCTATTGGCGTAGATTTCATCAGTTGCCAGGAGTTGATACCTGTTCAATTCACAGAACCGCGTTGAGGTATATTCACAAACAAAATGCATTTGACGAGCCCCCTCAGCGATGGAGTGCAATTGCTGAAACAGTTTCAAAAGAACTTGCTGAACTTCAGTGTCATCCCGTTATTTCGCGATATACCAAAATTTCAAGCCGTTTCCTCAATCAACAACGACAGTGTCGCTACGTAGCTTCTGCTTTTCATAGCGCCTCAGCACGTCAAATGGGTTTGAAGGTTGTGCTGCGCGGTAGTGCAACAAGAATAAGTGATCGGATGCAGCAAGAGTTACCAAGTCTTTGGCTATCCACACATTGGCCTGAGTTGGCCAAAAAACAGGAAAGGGTGCTTTTTTCTGCTTTGGATGGGGTTATTGGCAGTCAAGTTTGCACAGGGTTGGCGCATGCCCTGACGTTGGCTTTGTGCCACGATGATGCAGACTATGCTGTTTCTAAGTTTTTTGAATTGCCACTTGATCAGCATAAAGTGTCTTTCCCTAAGAAAGTAATAATGCGATCAGACATGCAAAATGCATACTTGCAGTGCGAGGGTAACTTCAGCGCAATGTCTAAATTTTTGGAAAAGGATATGTCGACGGTGACACGTCATATGAAGAAAGCTGGTGTTCCATCCGCAGTATTGCTAAATGAAGCTGAACGGCATGTTATTTTTGAGATTGTCCGTGATGCTGATATTTTTGTTAAACCTAAACACCCCTCCAAAGAAGAGCTTGCGCTTGAAAAGGACAGCCGAGGTTTATCTGAAATACCAAAATCACTACTTATGCCTATACGACCTGAAATGAAAGTGGCATTTCTTGCTAATCAGGGGGATTTTTCAAAAATGGCCAAATCGCTAGACCTTAACATTACAACGGTTATTAATCATATGCGCCAAGTCGGTATTCCATCTTCTCGCTATTTTTGCGAAAAAGCACGTCAGGAGTTAATGGAATTTGTTCGCGAAGCTGAAACCGCTGATTTAAGATGGGTGCGTGTAAAGCGTCCCTTGAAGGATTAA
- a CDS encoding Lrp/AsnC family transcriptional regulator, with product MTMLTVLDELDKRILQQLQQDASLSNQDLAARVHASPPTCLRRVKRLIDTGVIAKQVAILAPEKVGAGLTAIVEITLDVQTSEKMQEFEQLAAAEKTVQQCYRVSPGPDFVLIIQVADMNAYHQLAHRLFATQANIRNVRSFFSMFRSKFETYLAL from the coding sequence ATGACGATGCTAACAGTATTAGATGAGCTGGATAAGCGCATCTTGCAGCAATTACAGCAAGATGCTTCATTAAGTAACCAGGATTTGGCTGCCAGGGTACATGCTTCGCCGCCCACTTGCCTGCGCCGCGTAAAGCGCTTAATAGATACGGGGGTGATTGCCAAGCAGGTGGCGATTTTGGCGCCAGAAAAAGTCGGCGCTGGCTTAACGGCCATCGTTGAAATTACGCTGGATGTACAAACATCAGAAAAGATGCAGGAGTTTGAGCAGCTTGCCGCAGCAGAAAAAACTGTGCAGCAGTGCTATCGCGTCTCGCCGGGGCCGGATTTTGTGCTGATTATTCAGGTGGCAGATATGAACGCCTACCACCAGCTGGCTCACCGCCTGTTTGCCACCCAAGCCAATATCCGTAATGTAAGAAGCTTTTTTTCGATGTTCAGAAGCAAGTTTGAAACGTATCTGGCTTTGTGA
- a CDS encoding AAA domain-containing protein, with amino-acid sequence MKIELWEGGLLSHEVEAIEEIEKHFEEKTVKKDSVQPAKLESKKPMKGESLADQLSGLKPNTPNKVPVKDSMFPWKGYAGFRLVENGKEGEFDLVIVTHCNVIIVELKDWNHAKVTCQGNKWFLGNKDMGKSPVEVTRNKKYLLDRKLDKFKGKFINGGRKPFIHFLVLMTGNADFSSLKEDQAEHTMSLSDFLKLKNENAFNKLFKPHPDSKVLNQDFHIFDELFDRNTVPPKQVSVNGYTSKELIFTHPDEIYQEFEAVSETTSKDTALLRLWNFNKVAGSKAKTQDGQHEIISREREVLSYIKNNNLDLYNHCLNSLVAIQKEQVSTQYSELYELKPNHVRFNEFVGKFVGGFAEADRIKLVTLLISKFASLHETKVAHRDLGNHSIWLSPSKDVAISSFISAYHQPQGTVGDFRNLLSVSGSTPYGMQVNDKTTPYQIDVYSLAVMAWHVINAKQISPKGLAVFNNEVKSENHWYSNVIKKGLSQGYNNAVEMFDAFKQAEPKTEINLDFDEAEFDAYKRSIKLSRQYPEDDGEFLKETDEKEVYLSNGNLVKAWLNVSVTDCSARLGYDLLHFLQRVAKLKSIAPPYLPTIFEFGLATKSSELFIVSDYIEGPAWGDIEPDEKNLPLVHKLIQAVEHLHTLHIPHGDLHPDNVIVNVESETVTLIDIPDFCLDGSEVKNHTYSPDNIDGCTAYERDNFAVMRMSAELLGLEWGKPSADMQDISDVIQVELNDVEYGFKSLERFKDALNGSDSDIEFINVTLRPKNDEIFTTLEIFPENGSLYVDIQSSNQKTDNLIVDIYGIGGSVRFFYDKYEKELKFGLKPTSRADVSPKYRENSKLELPYGLRIHCDYSPNIDALNRDLRQRAEFRRAISLFESLVAENSQVEASPESETASTNDPIIKPVDISTRDLWRNILKTETESYPYIELATEAEAVPDHDDEVILNHESEHDPLSKFNRNDVIEAVQRKGDDEKVLGVVNLKKSDLTEVRLHKIRSSAKHLKESEELFFRTKQDKASYEKRKGALEKILASESTIPDLVDYFEPTSDRDPISYEITVTDSDFKRYDREDDKGNLISLNEQQRLAFRQLLRTGPVSLLQGPPGTGKTEFIAAFVHYLIEKQGAERILLVSQSHEAVNTAAGRIRKHCLRLNTPLDVVRFSNKESSVSDGLKDVYSQALVDERRALFVAESKERVSSLSQSLGLDKAFLSEACELELLIIRQIDTLIGFQKSIEKEGTHEDDIEGLKKQFKELFSNLKDRIQNQFEIQLKADNLAGMSSTLWAALEAAYAIQPKESMRAKVLCKISRDMLEVLESGRVNYDEFFARSRQLVTGTCVGIGQRHIGIAENQYDWVIIDEAARSISSELAIAMQAGKRILLVGDHHQLPPLYTIPHKKALAKKLGVYSDEVDLDELVQSDFERAFKSHYGKLAGAKLLTQYRMVEPIGNMVSDCFYQGELVTGFREIPDVYQSLPNGIKAYTTWLDTAAFGKRANHDKDGKGSSIANTTEVNVIIKLLSGIAQKDDQVESLALQMNKDKGELPIGIICMYAEQKKRLRRKVAEQTWSEQFKSLIRIDTVDSYQGKENRIVILSITRSDTHQSPGFLRSPNRINVGLSRAMDRLVIVGNSEMWKGKNQDLPLGKVFDYIEQRRLKEPSNYSLINAENF; translated from the coding sequence ATGAAAATTGAGCTATGGGAAGGCGGCCTTCTATCCCACGAAGTAGAAGCCATTGAAGAAATTGAAAAGCACTTTGAAGAAAAGACTGTCAAAAAAGACTCTGTGCAACCTGCAAAGTTAGAATCAAAGAAACCTATGAAAGGTGAATCGCTTGCTGATCAGTTAAGTGGTTTGAAACCTAACACACCAAACAAAGTACCAGTAAAAGATAGCATGTTCCCTTGGAAGGGATATGCTGGCTTTCGTTTGGTTGAAAATGGTAAAGAAGGTGAATTTGATTTAGTGATTGTCACTCACTGCAATGTGATTATTGTTGAACTTAAAGACTGGAATCACGCCAAGGTAACTTGCCAGGGTAATAAGTGGTTTTTAGGCAATAAAGACATGGGGAAATCCCCTGTTGAAGTGACGCGGAATAAGAAATACCTTCTTGATCGAAAGCTTGATAAGTTCAAAGGAAAGTTTATTAATGGGGGGCGTAAACCTTTTATTCACTTTTTAGTGTTGATGACTGGTAATGCTGATTTTAGTAGCTTAAAAGAAGATCAAGCTGAGCATACAATGTCGCTTAGTGACTTCTTAAAACTTAAAAATGAAAATGCCTTTAATAAGCTATTTAAACCGCACCCGGACTCCAAGGTTTTGAATCAAGACTTTCATATTTTTGATGAGCTGTTTGATAGAAATACCGTGCCTCCTAAGCAAGTAAGCGTTAATGGCTACACATCTAAAGAATTAATTTTTACTCATCCTGATGAAATTTATCAGGAATTCGAAGCCGTATCTGAAACCACCAGTAAAGATACAGCGCTTTTGCGCTTGTGGAATTTTAACAAGGTTGCAGGCAGTAAGGCTAAAACGCAAGATGGGCAGCATGAGATTATATCCCGTGAGCGAGAAGTTCTAAGCTATATAAAAAACAATAACCTTGATCTATATAATCACTGTTTGAACTCACTGGTAGCTATCCAAAAAGAACAAGTATCAACTCAGTATTCAGAACTATATGAACTTAAACCTAACCATGTTCGTTTTAATGAGTTTGTCGGTAAGTTCGTGGGCGGTTTTGCTGAAGCGGATCGCATTAAGCTAGTCACTTTACTTATTAGTAAGTTTGCTAGCTTGCATGAAACCAAGGTCGCCCACCGTGATTTAGGAAATCACAGTATTTGGCTGTCACCCAGTAAAGATGTGGCCATATCCAGCTTTATATCAGCCTATCACCAGCCACAAGGTACGGTTGGGGATTTCAGGAACCTTTTGTCAGTATCTGGCAGTACCCCCTATGGCATGCAGGTCAATGACAAGACAACCCCTTATCAAATAGACGTATATTCACTGGCTGTCATGGCATGGCATGTTATCAATGCTAAGCAAATATCTCCTAAAGGTTTAGCGGTTTTTAATAACGAGGTTAAAAGCGAGAACCATTGGTATTCCAATGTTATTAAGAAGGGGTTGAGTCAAGGTTACAATAACGCTGTAGAGATGTTTGATGCTTTTAAGCAAGCCGAACCCAAAACAGAGATAAATTTGGATTTTGATGAGGCAGAGTTTGATGCTTACAAGCGATCTATCAAACTTTCTCGTCAATACCCAGAAGATGATGGTGAGTTTTTAAAAGAAACAGATGAGAAGGAAGTTTATCTTTCTAACGGTAATTTGGTTAAAGCTTGGCTGAATGTTTCTGTAACAGACTGCAGCGCTCGTTTAGGTTATGACTTATTACACTTCTTACAGCGTGTAGCAAAACTTAAATCTATTGCGCCACCTTATTTACCGACTATTTTCGAATTTGGCCTCGCCACCAAGAGCTCTGAGTTATTCATTGTATCTGACTACATTGAAGGCCCTGCTTGGGGCGATATTGAACCAGATGAGAAAAACTTACCTCTGGTTCATAAATTGATTCAGGCGGTTGAGCATCTGCACACATTGCATATCCCTCATGGTGATCTTCACCCTGACAATGTGATTGTTAATGTGGAATCTGAAACCGTTACATTGATTGATATTCCCGATTTCTGCCTTGATGGGAGTGAAGTTAAAAACCACACTTATAGCCCAGACAATATTGACGGCTGTACCGCATATGAAAGAGATAATTTTGCAGTGATGCGAATGAGTGCTGAGTTGCTTGGCCTAGAGTGGGGCAAGCCAAGCGCAGATATGCAGGATATAAGCGATGTAATTCAGGTTGAGCTGAATGATGTTGAATACGGATTTAAGAGCTTAGAGCGCTTTAAAGATGCCTTAAATGGTAGTGATTCGGATATTGAATTTATTAATGTAACCCTTAGGCCTAAAAATGATGAGATCTTTACTACATTAGAAATATTTCCAGAAAATGGTTCGTTGTATGTTGATATTCAATCAAGCAATCAAAAAACCGATAATCTGATTGTGGACATTTATGGCATTGGCGGTAGTGTTCGGTTCTTTTATGACAAATATGAGAAAGAATTAAAGTTTGGGTTGAAGCCCACCTCTAGAGCAGATGTTAGTCCGAAATATAGGGAAAATAGTAAATTAGAGTTACCTTATGGATTAAGAATTCATTGTGATTATTCTCCAAATATTGACGCCCTAAACAGAGATTTACGTCAACGAGCTGAGTTTAGACGTGCCATTTCTCTTTTTGAATCACTTGTAGCAGAAAATTCTCAGGTAGAAGCTAGCCCAGAGTCTGAAACAGCATCAACGAATGATCCAATTATTAAGCCTGTCGATATATCAACCCGTGATTTATGGCGTAACATTTTAAAAACAGAAACGGAATCATATCCATATATCGAGCTGGCTACTGAGGCTGAAGCCGTCCCTGACCATGATGATGAAGTTATCTTAAATCATGAATCTGAACATGACCCATTATCTAAATTTAATAGGAATGATGTGATTGAAGCGGTTCAACGCAAGGGGGACGATGAAAAGGTATTGGGGGTTGTTAACCTTAAAAAATCAGATCTAACTGAAGTACGTTTGCATAAAATAAGAAGTTCTGCAAAGCACCTTAAAGAGTCGGAAGAGCTATTCTTCAGAACCAAGCAAGATAAAGCGTCTTATGAAAAACGAAAAGGTGCGTTAGAAAAAATTCTGGCCAGTGAGTCAACCATACCTGACTTGGTTGATTACTTTGAGCCCACTTCTGATAGAGACCCTATTTCATATGAAATTACGGTGACAGACAGTGACTTTAAACGCTATGACCGTGAAGATGATAAAGGCAATTTGATAAGCTTAAATGAGCAACAAAGGTTGGCATTTCGGCAGTTGCTTAGAACTGGCCCGGTATCTTTGTTACAAGGCCCTCCTGGCACGGGTAAAACAGAATTTATTGCAGCTTTTGTTCATTATTTAATTGAAAAACAAGGGGCTGAAAGAATTCTGTTAGTGAGCCAATCACATGAGGCTGTTAATACGGCAGCAGGACGAATTCGTAAACACTGCTTGCGATTAAACACCCCGTTAGACGTTGTGAGGTTTAGCAATAAAGAAAGTTCTGTATCTGATGGGTTAAAAGATGTTTATTCGCAGGCTTTGGTGGATGAGCGTCGGGCTCTATTTGTCGCCGAATCTAAAGAGCGTGTTTCTTCTTTAAGCCAGTCGTTAGGTCTTGATAAGGCATTTTTGAGTGAGGCGTGTGAGTTAGAGCTGCTAATCATTAGGCAAATAGATACGCTTATCGGGTTTCAAAAGTCTATTGAAAAAGAAGGTACTCATGAAGATGATATTGAAGGATTGAAAAAACAATTTAAAGAACTGTTCTCAAATCTTAAGGATAGAATACAGAATCAATTTGAAATTCAGCTTAAAGCGGATAATTTGGCTGGGATGTCATCGACATTATGGGCGGCTTTAGAGGCTGCTTATGCCATACAACCTAAAGAAAGTATGCGTGCAAAAGTACTTTGTAAAATTTCAAGAGATATGCTTGAGGTATTAGAGAGCGGGCGTGTTAACTATGATGAGTTCTTTGCACGTTCTAGGCAGTTAGTAACGGGCACTTGTGTGGGGATTGGCCAGCGCCACATTGGTATTGCAGAAAATCAATATGACTGGGTTATTATTGATGAAGCTGCCCGTTCCATCTCTAGTGAGTTAGCCATCGCCATGCAAGCTGGTAAGCGAATATTATTGGTCGGTGATCATCACCAACTACCGCCGTTATATACCATACCTCATAAAAAGGCCTTGGCAAAAAAACTGGGCGTATATTCAGATGAAGTCGATCTAGACGAATTAGTACAATCCGATTTTGAAAGAGCTTTTAAATCACATTATGGCAAATTGGCCGGTGCTAAATTACTTACCCAGTATCGAATGGTTGAGCCCATCGGTAACATGGTATCTGATTGCTTTTATCAAGGTGAACTTGTAACAGGATTTAGGGAAATACCAGATGTTTACCAGTCTCTGCCTAATGGCATAAAAGCTTATACAACCTGGTTAGATACAGCTGCATTTGGTAAAAGAGCTAATCATGATAAAGATGGTAAAGGCAGCAGCATTGCCAATACCACGGAAGTTAATGTGATTATTAAGCTATTATCTGGAATTGCTCAGAAAGATGATCAAGTTGAGTCTTTAGCTTTACAAATGAATAAAGATAAAGGCGAATTGCCAATTGGTATTATTTGTATGTATGCCGAGCAAAAGAAACGTTTGCGTCGGAAAGTGGCAGAGCAGACCTGGAGTGAGCAGTTTAAATCATTGATACGTATTGATACTGTTGATAGCTATCAAGGTAAAGAGAATAGAATTGTTATTTTATCGATCACTCGTAGTGACACTCACCAAAGTCCAGGTTTTTTACGGTCGCCAAATCGTATTAATGTAGGTCTTTCACGGGCGATGGATAGGCTGGTAATAGTGGGCAATAGTGAAATGTGGAAAGGTAAAAACCAAGATTTGCCGCTGGGTAAAGTATTTGACTATATTGAGCAGAGAAGGTTAAAAGAACCAAGCAATTACAGTTTGATTAATGCGGAAAATTTCTAA
- the glmS gene encoding glutamine--fructose-6-phosphate transaminase (isomerizing) yields MCGIVGAVAQRNIIPILLEGLKRLEYRGYDSCGVALHVDGKLQRSRSTSRVTELQAQIDQTGLAGFTGIAHTRWATHGVPSSANAHPHFSRERIALVHNGIIENHEELRAELSAAGYAFESQTDTEVIAHLIDHLYQGDLFEAVQQAVKRLSGAFAIAVFCRNEPHRVVGARLGSPLIVGVGKGENFIASDAMALAGTTDQIIYLEEGDVVDLQLQKCWIVDSQGTSVQREIRTVHAHSGAAELGPYRHYMQKEIFEQPRAIADTLESVSNIMPELFGDKAYGIFKDIDSVLILACGTSYYAGLTAKYWIESIAKITVNVEIASEYRYRDSVPNPKSLVVTISQSGETADTLAALKHARDLGMLHTLTVCNVATSAMVRECELAYITHAGVEVGVASTKAFTTQLAALFLLALSLAQTKGRLNDEQEAEHIKALRHLPVAISAVLALEPQIIAWAERFAAKENALFLGRGLHYPIAMEGALKLKEISYIHAEAYPAGELKHGPLALVTQEMPVVTVAPNDTLIEKLKSNMQEVRARGGELYVFADADSRITASEGIHVIRLPEHYGLLSPILHTIPLQLLAYHTALARGTDVDKPRNLAKSVTVE; encoded by the coding sequence ATGTGCGGTATTGTCGGTGCAGTTGCCCAGCGTAATATCATCCCTATTTTGCTGGAAGGGCTTAAGCGGCTTGAATACCGTGGCTACGATTCCTGCGGAGTCGCCTTGCATGTGGATGGCAAGCTACAGCGCTCGCGCAGTACCTCCCGCGTGACCGAGCTGCAAGCGCAAATCGATCAGACCGGCTTAGCTGGCTTTACCGGCATTGCCCACACCCGCTGGGCTACCCACGGCGTGCCTTCATCGGCCAACGCTCACCCGCATTTCTCGCGCGAGCGGATTGCGCTGGTGCACAACGGCATTATCGAAAACCACGAAGAACTACGCGCCGAGCTAAGCGCCGCTGGCTATGCATTTGAAAGCCAGACCGATACCGAAGTGATTGCCCATCTGATCGATCATCTTTACCAGGGCGATTTATTTGAGGCGGTTCAGCAAGCGGTAAAACGCCTGAGCGGCGCTTTTGCTATCGCCGTATTCTGCCGCAACGAGCCGCACCGCGTGGTGGGCGCACGTTTAGGCTCACCCTTGATTGTGGGCGTGGGCAAAGGCGAAAACTTTATTGCCTCTGATGCCATGGCTTTAGCGGGCACCACGGACCAGATTATTTACCTGGAAGAAGGCGATGTGGTTGATCTGCAACTGCAAAAATGCTGGATTGTAGACAGCCAGGGTACATCGGTACAGCGCGAAATCCGCACCGTACACGCCCACAGCGGCGCAGCCGAGCTGGGCCCTTATCGCCATTACATGCAAAAAGAGATTTTCGAGCAGCCACGCGCCATTGCTGACACTTTAGAAAGCGTCAGCAATATCATGCCCGAGCTGTTTGGCGACAAAGCTTACGGCATATTTAAAGATATTGATTCAGTGCTGATACTGGCCTGCGGCACCAGCTACTACGCCGGGCTCACCGCCAAATACTGGATTGAATCCATCGCCAAAATTACGGTGAATGTAGAAATCGCCAGCGAATACCGCTACCGCGACAGCGTACCCAATCCCAAAAGCCTGGTTGTCACCATCAGCCAGAGTGGCGAAACCGCCGATACCCTGGCCGCGCTGAAACATGCCCGTGACCTTGGTATGCTCCATACGCTAACCGTATGCAATGTGGCCACCAGCGCTATGGTGCGTGAATGCGAGCTGGCCTATATCACCCATGCCGGGGTAGAAGTGGGCGTGGCCTCCACCAAAGCCTTTACCACCCAACTGGCAGCGCTGTTCCTGCTGGCACTCTCTTTAGCGCAAACCAAAGGCCGCCTCAATGACGAGCAGGAAGCAGAGCACATCAAAGCCCTGCGCCACCTGCCCGTTGCTATCAGCGCTGTGCTGGCGCTGGAGCCACAAATCATTGCCTGGGCCGAGCGGTTTGCCGCCAAAGAAAACGCTCTCTTCCTGGGCCGTGGCCTGCACTACCCGATCGCCATGGAAGGCGCATTAAAACTAAAAGAAATCTCCTATATCCATGCCGAAGCCTACCCCGCTGGCGAGCTAAAACACGGCCCGCTGGCTTTAGTCACCCAAGAAATGCCCGTCGTCACCGTGGCCCCTAACGACACCCTGATCGAAAAACTAAAATCCAATATGCAGGAAGTACGCGCCCGTGGCGGCGAACTGTACGTGTTTGCCGACGCCGATTCGCGCATTACCGCCAGCGAAGGTATCCACGTCATCCGCCTGCCAGAGCACTACGGCCTGCTCTCCCCCATCCTGCACACCATCCCCTTACAACTACTCGCCTACCACACAGCACTGGCACGGGGAACGGATGTAGATAAGCCTAGGAATTTGGCTAAGAGCGTTACGGTGGAGTGA